The following are encoded together in the Populus trichocarpa isolate Nisqually-1 chromosome 5, P.trichocarpa_v4.1, whole genome shotgun sequence genome:
- the LOC7477138 gene encoding uncharacterized protein LOC7477138 isoform X3, whose product MDYCLGGESPAILQLHKWGPSKFNIDLSEFREGFISPTRELLLLLSYQCEALLLPLVAGESFNNCVSEPVGDERLQCRSSELCTESSRSDLKDDIPCSSASVGDFDNGFSLENGFLRSNNYGFVHDVNSLAWGVCGDTYNQHKEASFREFLFVSSSDGVTVHAFRKPDIDGGTTKSALEGEFGQGRWVDWGPSSMPAQFLKVQDSSSSCSESTSTVMADERANGNRGSLLDMDKESGPDELSKGVASKRWLRSFFIEVETIKSEGNIWTRFPEKTSFPCSAEVVSFSVFDSTSPLLNLLNQDCSIANREESKCETIFKPENETAATESDDLYDDFCIGSYKCSKVFSSNSNDLIGFVLTLVNSASVSTGNESERSRKKSLLLVGKLDSWGIQWVSLVKLVQSVHVDHVSEWADFCFSDSLLVCLNTSGLIYFYAAMSGEFVAYIDILRASGLNPHSGPWKGEKVAMPADLQIKQLEVQHNSTPQCVDFLGKRMFRKLLIGSHTSLLAVVDKYGVVYVMSTGNYFSNNHDAYDKLLQQFQHLWPGMFVGWKVGGSDIGHQWVYSNDPSTTNEKFSFLDYAGKNTLEKIQNLNHHGCEDLLLSGFSEIAVHTFHDREASSHLVRKVFLPTERFNEDDYICFSPMGITRLMKKHDAKNHRTTQVVHFNLHTSSAVHDDRCLNNRVNKCYSQGKEAPVGEVVGCSFQGFFYLVTEVGLSVVLPSVSAASDFLPVETIGYQQRTIKTDIGQQLKKMLEIGESIEPFLPWKVEVLDRVLLYEGPAEADQLCLTNGWELKISRLRRLQMALEYLKYDEIEQSLEMLVGINLAEEGILRLLCAAIYLMSHRNSNDNEVSAASRLLALASHFTTKMIRKCGSLQHKKDAYVLPGFRRTRLLSLPPVLPHKVQNKMGDSRSLHEMAHLLEIIRNLQYRLSSKFKKTGLRLMDGREELSLVEANLSQDESQLSVLSADAALSETPNQEELLASVSSVGSNNEKLVLMYQDSLDFRTHLDIEDSNGVSVLVPQGGNMGKKVFPFENPKEMIARWKLDNLDLNTVVKDALLSGRLPLAVLQLHLHRSKDSETSKEMPDTFSEVRDIGRAIAYDLFLKGETEPAVATLQRLGEDVATCLKQLFFGTVRRSLRLQVAEDMRRYGYLGAYERETFEKILLIERMYPSSSFWRTFVGQQEALKKATSTLNSPAQIKLQLLPSYTFSNLTIECGEIDGVVLGSWTSISGNSPDPVVDEDTAPAGYWAAAAVWSSAWDQRTIDRIVLDQPFIMGVHVLWESQLEYYLCHNDCEEVSKLLDLIPTSVLSDGSLQITLDNLQRAPEVGSNCEFPEYNSYICSIEELDSVCIDIPGVKIFRFPANAFCSMWLRNFMEQELAKKFIFLNEYWEGTGEIVALLARSGLITSRSDKMTMEDYSAEISSDLNITDDGRFHVVRMEALHKLLVHYCVQYSLPNLLDLYLDHHKLVLDNDSLGSLQEAAGDCQWAKWLLLCMIKGHEYDASFCNARTIMSPNLVPDSNLNALEIDEIIHTVDDIAEGGGEMAALATLMYATDPIQNCLSSGSVKRHGSSSAQCTLENLRPTLQQFPTLWRTLVAASFGHDTTSNFLGPKGNKNALANYLNWRDNIFFSTTRDTSLLQMLPCWFPKAVRRLIQLHIQGPLGWQSVSGLPAGETLLCRDFDFFMHAEEHTEINGVYWEATIQKHVQEELYNSSLEETKLGLEHHLHRGRALAAFNHILDVRAQKLKLEGQSGASSHGQRNVQSDVQALLAPLTQSEEAGLSLVIPLAIAHFVDSVLVSSCAFLLELCGLSASMLHVDVSALRRISSFYKSSENNEKYSQISPKGSAFQAVSHGGNVVESLARSLADEYLHKDRVTNSKLKGTSNSFAGKQSSRALMLVLQHLEKASLPLMMDGKTCGSWLLTGIGDGTELREKQKVASQHWNLVTLFCQMHQLPLSTKYLTVLARDNDWVGFLSEAQIGGYPFDSVVQVATKEFSDPRLKIHILTVLKGMQSRKKSGSPAYTYTGESGSETHCFQEDMLIPAELFRILADCEKQKNPGESLLKKAKEMSWSILAMIASCFPDASPLSCLTVWLEITAARETSSIKVNDIASQIADNVEAAVEATNSLPAGSRVLTVHYNRQNAKRRRLMEPMYVDSLVAIDDVSTTYGGATRPASQGAVAEEERKVDFGEKNVSSDSDEGPVSLSKMVAVLCEQQLFLPLLRAFEMFLPSCSFLPFIRALQAFSQMRLSEASAHLGSFSVRIKDEQTSMQANIGIEGRVRTSWISSTAVKAANAMLLTCPSPYEKRCLLQLLAATDFGDGGSTATYYRRLYWKINLAEPSLRKDDALHLGNQALDDASLLEALEKNGHWEQARNWARQLDASGGPWKSAVHHVTEIQAESMVAEWKEFLWDVPEERVALWGHCQTLFIRYSFPPLQAGLFFLKHAEAVEKDLPARELHELLLLSLQWLSGMITLSNPVYPLHLLREIETRVWLLAVESEAQAKSDRDFTTTTSSGDPVIGNASNIIDKTASLITKMDNHINTMRSRTVEKQDARENNLAQHKNQVLDSITQTAGGSTKTKRRAKGNVLSRRPLMEPIDKSTEPEDCSTNFISRIDLPLLDENLKIEMSFSKWEERVGPAELERAVLSLLEFGQITASKQLQHKLSPAHTPPEFKLVDVALKLGAITTPGSKISISMLDEETCSVVKSYNILTEKHLLDPLQVLESLATIFTEGSGRGLCKRIIAVVKAANVLGLSFLEAFDKQPIELLRLLALKAQESFEEASLMVQTHSMPAASIARILAESFLKGLLAAHRGGYMDSQKEEGPAPLLWRFSDFLKWAELCPSEPEIGHALMRLVITGQEIPHACEVELLILSHHFYKSSACLDGVDVLVALAATRVEAYVSEGDFPCLARLITGVGNFHALNFILGILIENGQLDLLLQKYSAAAETNVETAEAVRGFRMAVLTSLKHFNPEDHDAFAMVYNHFDMKHETAALLESRAWQSSEQWFRRYDKDQNEDLLESMRYFIEAAEVHSSIDAGNKTRGACAHASLVSLQIRMPDCQWLNLSETNARRLLVEQSYFQEALIVAEAYGLNQPSEWALVLWNQMLKPELIEEFVAEFVAVLPLQPSMLVELARFYRAEVAARGDQSQFSVWLTGGGLPAEWAKYLGRSFRCLLKRTRDLRLRVQLATIATGFNDIIDTCMNALDKVPDNAAPLVLRKGHGGAYLPLM is encoded by the exons ATGGATTACTGTCTTGGCGGTGAGAGTCCGGCAATTCTGCAGCTCCACAAATGGGGCCCTTCTAAGTTCAACATCGACTTGTCGGAATTTCGCGAGGGCTTTATATCACCGACCAGGGAGCTGTTGTTGTTACTGTCTTATCAATGTGAAGCCTTGCTCCTTCCTTTAGTTGCCG GGGAATCTTTCAATAATTGCGTCTCAGAACCTGTAGGTGATGAAAGGCTTCAATGTCGATCTTCGGAATTGTGTACTGAATCTAGTAGGTCAGATTTGAAGGATGATATTCCATGCTCTTCTGCATCTGTAGGGGATTTTGACAAtggtttttctcttgaaaacggATTTTTGAGATCTAATAATTATGGTTTTGTTCATGATGTGAATTCACTTGCTTGGGGTGTATGTGGGGATACTTATAATCAGCACAAGGAGGCTTCATTTAGAGAGTTTCTATTTGTGTCCAGCAGCGATGGAGTTACAGTGCATGCTTTTCGCAAGCCTGATATTGATGGAGGAACAACTAAATCTGCACTGGAGGGTGAATTTGGGCAAGGGAGGTGGGTTGATTGGGGCCCTTCCTCTATGCCAGCTCAATTTTTGAAGGTTCAGGACTCTTCCAGCTCGTGTTCTGAAAGCACTTCTACTGTCATGGCTGATGAAAGGGCTAATGGAAATAGAGGAAGTCTGCTAGACATGGATAAGGAAAGTGGGCCTGATGAGTTGTCGAAAGGTGTTGCTTCAAAGAGGTGGTTGCGTTCATTTTTCATCGAAGTCGAGACTATCAAATCTGAGGGTAACATCTGGACGAGGTTTCCAGAGAAGACATCTTTTCCTTGCTCCGCAGAGGTTGTTTCCTTTAGTGTTTTTGACAGTACTTCACCACTTCTGAACCTACTTAATCAAGACTGTTCCATCGCAAATAGGGAGGAGAGCAAGTGTGAAACCATTTTCAAACCAGAGAACGAGACAGCTGCAACTGAGTCTGATGATTTGTATGATGATTTTTGTATTGGTTCATACAAATGCTCCAAAGTTTTCTCCAGCAATTCTAATGACCTAATTGGATTTGTCTTGACACTAGTCAATTCTGCTTCTGTGAGTACTGGGAATGAAAGTGAAAGAAGCAGGAAAAAAAGTCTACTTCTTGTTGGAAAGTTAGATAGTTGGGGAATCCAATGGGTTTCCTTAGTGAAGCTTGTGCAAAGTGTACATGTAGACCATGTATCGGAGTGGGCAGACTTTTGCTTTTCTGATAGCCTTCTTGTTTGCCTAAATACTTCCGGGTTAATCTACTTTTATGCTGCAATGTCTGGTGAATTTGTTGCATATATAGATATTTTACGAGCTTCTGGATTAAACCCTCATTCAGGCCCATGGAAGGGAGAAAAAGTGGCTATGCCCGCTGATTTACAGATCAAACAACTTGAAGTTCAACACAATTCAACCCCCCAATGTGTTGATTTCCTTGGAAAAAGAATGTTTAGAAAGCTGCTTATTGGATCCCATACATCCTTGTTAGCTGTAGTTGATAAATACGGAGTAGTATATGTCATGTCTACTGGTAACTATTTCTCAAACAACCATGATGCTTATGATAAATTGCTTCAGCAGTTTCAACATTTATGGCCTGGGATGTTTGTTGGCTGGAAGGTTGGTGGTTCTGACATAGGGCACCAATGGGTATACTCTAATGATCCATCCACTACGAATGAAAAATTCTCCTTTTTGGATTATGCTGGAAAAAACACGCTTGAGAAAATCCAAAACTTGAACCATCATGGGTGTGAAGACTTGTTATTGAGTGGTTTTTCGGAGATAGCTGTTCACACGTTTCATGATCGTGAAGCAAGTTCACACCTGGTGCGGAAAGTCTTTCTTCCCACAGAGAGATTTAATGAAGACGATTACATCTGTTTTTCACCTATGGGAATCACTCGACTCATGAAGAAGCATGATGCCAAAAATCACAGAACCACTCAAGTTGTTCATTTTAATCTGCACACAAGCTCAGCAGTTCATGATGATAGATGCTTGAATAATAGGGTTAACAAGTGTTATAGCCAAGGGAAAGAAGCTCCTGTTGGAGAAGTAGTTGGTTGTAGCTTCcagggatttttttatttggtgacTGAAGTTGGTCTTTCAGTTGTTCTTCCCTCTGTTTCTGCTGCATCTGATTTCCTTCCTGTTGAAACCATTGGATATCAGCAGCGCACTATCAAAACGGACATTGGacagcaattaaaaaaaatgctggAAATAGGAGAGTCAATTGAACCCTTCTTACCTTGGAAAGTTGAAGTTTTGGATAGAGTTCTTCTCTATGAAGGCCCGGCAGAGGCAGATCAGTTATGTTTGACTAATG GGTGGGAGTTGAAAATCTCTAGGTTGCGGCGGCTACAGATGGCATTGGAATACCTGaaatatgatgaaattgagCA ATCTCTGGAAATGCTTGTAGGCATCAACCTAGCAGAAGAAGGCATTTTGAGATTGCTTTGTGCTGCAATTTATCTGATGTCTCATAGAAATAGCAATGATAATGAGGTCTCTGCTGCATCAAG GCTCCTTGCATTAGCCAGCCACTTTACAACCAAAATGATCCGGAAATGTGGGTCGCTCCAGCATAAGAAAGATGCATACGTATTACCGGGTTTTAGGAGGACCCGTTTACTTTCTCTTCCACCAGTTCTACCACATAAAGTACAGAACAAAATGGGGGACTCAAGAAGTCTTCATGAAATGGCTCACCTTTTAGAGATTATTCGGAATCTTCAATATCGACTGAGCTCAAAATTCAAGAAGACTGGCCTGAGATTG ATGGATGGTAGGGAGGAATTAAGCTTGGTGGAGGCAAATTTATCACAGGACGAATCTCAGCTTTCTGTTCTTTCAGCAGATGCTGCATTATCAGAGACACCAAACCAAGAAGAACTTTTGGCTTCTGTGTCTTCTGTCGGTTCTAATAATGAGAAGCTTGTTTTGATGTATCAGGATTCCTTGGATTTCAGAACTCACTTGGATATAGAAGATTCAAATGGAGTATCTGTTCTTGTGCCACAGGGTGGTAATATGGGAAAGAAAGTTTTTCCATTTGAAAATCCTAAAGAGATGATTGCACGATGGAAATTGGATAATTTAGACCTAAATACTGTGGTTAAAGATGCACTACTATCTGGTCGTCTCCCTTTGGCAGTTCTACAATTGCATCTTCATCGTTCTAAAGATTCAGAAACCAGTAAAGAAATGCCAGATACTTTCAGTGAAGTTCGTGACATTGGAAGAGCCATTGCTTATGACCTATTTTTAAAG GGGGAAACTGAACCTGCTGTTGCAACGTTGCAAAGGCTTGGAGAGGATGTTGCAACCTGCCTCAAGCAGCTATTTTTTGGCACGGTCAGGAGATCTCTTCGACTTCAAGTTGCAGAGGATATGAGAAGATATGGTTACCTGGGAGCATATGAACGGGAAACATTTGAGAAGATATTACTCATTGAG AGGATGTACCCTAGCAGTAGTTTCTGGAGAACTTTTGTTGGTCAGCAGGAGGCACTAAAGAAAGCTACATCAACTTTAAATTCACCAGCACAAATTAAGCTGCAGCTATTGCCATCATATACGTTTAGCAATCTTACAATTGAGTGTGGTGAAATTGATGGAGTAGTTTTAGGCTCATGGACAAGCATCAGTGGGAACTCTCCTGATCCTGTGGTTGACGAAGATACTGCTCCTGCTGGATATTGGGCTGCTGCTGCAGTGTGGTCTAGTGCCTGGGACCAGAGAACCATTGATCGT ATAGTTTTGGACCAACCTTTCATTATGGGTGTTCATGTATTGTGGGAATCTCAACTAGAGTACTATCTATGCCACAATGACTGTGAGGAAGTTTCCAAACTTTTAGACCTCATACCCACATCTGTTTTATCGGATGGAAGCCTCCAGATCACTTTGGACAACTTACAGCGTGCTCCAGAGGTTGGATCCAATTGTGAATTTCCTGAGTACAACAGTTACATATGCTCCATTGAAGAATTGGATTCTGTGTGCATTGATATTCCAGGGGTCAAGATTTTCAGGTTTCCTGCCAATGCATTTTGCTCCATGTGGTTAAGGAATTTCATGGAGCAGGAGCTTGcaaagaaatttatatttttgaatgaataCTGGGAAGGCACTGGTGAAATTGTAGCTCTGCTAGCTCGTTCAGGCCTCATAACTAGCAGGTCTGATAAAATGACAATGGAGGATTATTCTGCTGAGATTTCATCTGATCTCAATATCACAGATGATGGAAGGTTTCATGTTGTCCGCATGGAAGCTTTGCATAAATTACTCGTACATTACTGTGTGCAATATAGCTTGCCAAACCTTTTGGACCTTTACCTTGACCATCACAAATTGGTTCTAGATAATGATTCGCTTGGTTCATTGCAAGAAGCTGCA GGTGATTGTCAATGGGCAAAATGGTTGCTTTTATGTATGATTAAGGGGCATGAATATGATGCATCATTCTGCAATGCTCGAACAATAATGTCACCTAATTTAGTTCCTGATAGCAACCTCAATGCTCTGGAGATCGATGAAATAATTCATACTGTTGATGATATAGCGGAAGGTGGGGGTGAAATGGCAGCTTTAGCAACTCTAATGTATGCCACTGACCCAATACAAAATTGCTTGAGTAGTGGTAGTGTGAAAAGGCACGGTAGCTCCTCAGCTCAGTGCACTTTGGAAAACCTCAGGCCCACTTTGCAGCAATTTCCTACTCTGTGGCGCACTCTTGTTGCAGCAAGTTTTGGTCATGACacaacttctaatttcttggGTCCTAAGGGAAATAAAAATG CTTTAGCAAACTATCTAAACTGGCGTGACAACATCTTCTTCTCCACTACACGTGATACTTCACTTCTACAAATGCTGCCGTGCTGGTTTCCTAAGGCTGTGCGGAGGTTGATTCAGCTTCATATTCAG GGTCCTCTTGGTTGGCAGTCAGTGTCAGGTCTGCCTGCTGGAGAAACTTTGTTGTGCAGagactttgattttttcatgcATGCTGAGGAACATACAGAGATAAATGGTGTCTACTGGGAGGCAACTATCCAAAAGCATGTTCAAGAGGAACTCTACAATTCTTCACTTGAG GAAACTAAACTTGGGCTTGAGCACCATTTACATCGTGGGCGTGCACTTGCAGCATTTAACCATATCCTCGATGTTAGAGCTCAAAAGTTGAAATTAGAAGGCCAATCTGGTGCTTCATCACATGGACAACGAAATGTTCAGTCAGATGTTCAGGCGCTTCTTGCACCTTTGACACAAAGTGAAGAGGCTGGTCTTTCATTG GTCATTCCACTTGCTATTGCTCATTTTGTGGATTCTGTGTTGGTTTCATCATGCGCTTTTCTCCTGGAGCTTTGTGGTTTATCTGCCAGCATGCTTCATGTGGATGTTTCTGCCTTGAGGCGGATATCTTCATTTTACAAATCAAGTGagaacaatgagaaatatagcCAAATTTCACCCAAAGGTTCTGCATTTCAAGCGGTATCACATGGAGGTAATGTGGTAGAGTCTCTAGCACGATCACTTGCCGATGAATATCTACACAAGGATCGTGTAACTAACTCTAAGTTAAAGGGGACTTCAAATTCATTCGCTGGTAAACAATCTTCAAGAGCTCTCATGCTAGTCCTGCAGCATTTGGAGAAAGCTAGTCTTCCACTAATGATGGATGGAAAGACTTGTGGATCTTGGCTACTGACTGGTATTGGCGATGGAACTGaattaagagagaaacaaaaagtAGCAAGCCAACACTGGAATTTAGTTACACTCTTCTGTCAGATGCATCAACTTCCCTTAAGCACAAAGTATCTTACTGTTTTAGCGAGAGACAATGATTGG GTTGGATTTCTGTCTGAAGCTCAGATTGGAGGATACCCTTTTGATTCAGTTGTCCAAGTA GCAACCAAGGAGTTCAGTGATCCACGTCTCAAAATTCATATATTAACAGTCTTAAAAGGCATGCAGTCGAGAAAGAAATCTGGTTCTCCAGCATATACATATACTGGGGAAAGTGGGAGTGAAACTCACTGTTTCCAGGAAGACATGCTTATTCCTGCTGAGCTCTTTAGAATTTTAGCAGACTGTGAGAAGCAGAAAAATCCTGGAGAGTCTCTCTTGAAGAAAGCAAAGGAGATGTCTTGGTCAATTTTGGCAATGATTGCATCGTGCTTTCCTGATGCGTCTCCCTTGTCCTGCCTAACAGTTTGGCTGGAAATCACCGCAGCAAG GGAAACTTCATCCATCAAGGTGAATGACATTGCATCCCAGATTGCGGATAATGTTGAAGCCGCTGTGGAAGCTACGAATTCCCTGCCAGCAGGTAGCAGGGTCTTAACAGTTCATTACAATCGGCAGAATGCAAAACGTAGGCGGCTTATGGAGCCAATGTATGTGGATTCATTGGTTGCCATCGATGATGTTTCAACTACTTATGGTGGTGCAACAAGACCTGCTTCCCAAGGCGCAGTTGctgaagaggaaagaaaagtagattttggtgaaaaaaatgtttcaagTGATTCTGATGAAGGACCTGTGTCTCTCTCTAAGATGGTGGCAGTGCTTTGTGAACAACAGTTGTTTCTACCTTTGCTGAGAGCTTTTGAAATGTTCCTTCCTTCATGTTCTTTTCTACCTTTCATCCGTGCACTTCAG GCATTTTCTCAAATGCGCCTGTCTGAAGCTTCAGCCCATCTAGGTTCCTTTTCTGTCAGGATAAAGGACGAACAAACCAGTATGCAGGCAAACATAGGAATTGAAGGGCGGGTCAGAACTTCATGGATAAGCTCGACTGCTGTAAAAGCTGCCAATGCCATGCTTTTAACTTGTCCATCTCCTTATGAAAAAAGATGTTTATTACAACTTCTTGCTGCTACGGACTTCGGTGATGGCGGATCTACCGCAACATACTATCGACGACTTTACTGGAAAATCAATTTAGCCGAGCCTTCACTGCGGAAGGATGATGCTCTACATCTTGGAAATCAGGCTCTAGATGATGCTTCACTTTTAGAAGCACTGGAAAAGAATGGGCATTGGGAGCAAGCACGTAACTGGGCCAGGCAGTTGGATGCCAGTGGTGGACCTTGGAAATCTGCTGTTCACCATGTTACTGAAATTCAG GCTGAATCCATGGTAGCTGAGTGGAAGGAGTTCCTTTGGGATGTCCCAGAAGAGAGAGTTGCTTTATGGGGCCACTGTCAGACACTGTTCATCAGATATTCCTTCCCTCCTTTACAG GCTGGGTTATTTTTCCTTAAACATGCTGAAGCTGTTGAGAAAGATCTTCCAGCGAGAGAGCTTCATGAATTGCTGCTGCTTTCTCTTCAGTGGTTAAGTGGGATGATAACTCTGTCCAATCC AGTTTATCCATTGCACCTTCTGCGAGAAATTGAGACTAGAGTATGGCTCTTGGCAGTAGAATCAGAAGCTCAGGCAAAGAGTGATAGAGACTTTACTACAACCACTTCCAGTGGTGATCCTGTTATTGGAAATGCTTCCAATATCATTGACAAGACAGcaagtttaataacaaagaTGGACAATCATATCAATACAATGAGAAGCAGAACTGTAGAAAAACAAGATGCAAGGGAAAATAACTTGGCACAGCACAAAAACCAAGTATTGGATTCCATCACACAGACAGCTGGGGGTAGTACAAAGACTAAACGGAGGGCCAAAGGCAATGTGCTATCACGACGACCATTAATGGAGCCCATAGATAAAAGTACTGAGCCTGAAGATTGTTCCACTAACTTCATTTCTAGAATTGACTTGCCATTGCTAGATGAAAACTTAAAGATAGAAATGTCTTTCTCGAAGTGGGAGGAAAGGGTTGGACCTGCAGAGCTGGAAAGAGCTGTTCTTTCTTTACTGGAGTTTGGACAAATAACAGCTTCCAAGCAACTTCAACATAAGCTGTCTCCAGCACACACTCCTCCTGAATTTAAACTTGTTGATGTTGCTCTAAAGCTTGGAGCAATAACAACCCCTGGAAGCAAAATATCCATATCAATGCTTGATGAGGAAACATGTTCTGTTGTCAAGTCATATAATATATTAACCGAGAAGCATCTGCTTGATCCACTGCAG GTCTTGGAGAGCTTAGCAACAATTTTTACTGAAGGGAGTGGACGCGGACTGTGTAAGAGAATTATAGCAGTTGTAAAAGCTGCAAATGTCTTGGGTCTTTCTTTCTTGGAGGCATTTGATAAGCAGCCAATCGAATTGCTTCGGTTGCTTGCTCTTAAAGCACAAGAATCATTTGAAGAAGCATCTCTCATGGTGCAAACTCATTCCATGCCAGCTGCTAGTATTGCTCGAATTCTTGCAGAATCCTTTCTCAAG GGTCTACTGGCTGCGCATCGTGGGGGATATATGGATTCTCAGAAGGAGGAAGGACCTGCTCCTCTATTATGGAGATTTTCTGACTTCTTAAAGTGGGCGGAGCTTTGCCCTTCTGAACCTGAAATTGGTCATGCGTTGATGCGTTTGGTGATTACTGGACAGGAAATACCACATGCCTGTGAG GTTGAGCTTCTTATCCTGTCACACCACTTCTACAAATCATCAGCATGCCTTGATGGAGTTGATGTTCTTGTAGCCCTTGCTGCAACCAGGGTGGAAGCTTATGTGTCTGAGGGTGATTTTCCATGTTTGGCTCGCCTGATAACTGGAGTAGGAAATTTCCATGCCCTTAATTTCATTCTTGGCATTCTCATAGAAAACGGTCAGCTGGATCTTCTTCTTCAGAAATATTCAGCTGCTGCGGAGACAAATGTGGAAACTGCTGAGGCAGTCAGAGGATTTCGAATGGCTGTTCTTACATCACTGAAGCATTTCAACCCTGAAGATCATGATGCGTTTGCTATG GTCTATAACCACTTTGACATGAAGCATGAAACTGCTGCTCTTTTAGAGTCACGAGCATGGCAGTCTTCTGAGCAGTGGTTTCGCCGTTATgacaaggaccaaaatgaagaCCTCCTTGAGTCCATGCGATATTTCATTGAAGCAGCTGAAGTTCACTCTTCCATTGATGCTGGCAATAAAACTCGCGGAGCATGTGCTCACGCATCCCTTGTTTCCCTGCAAATTCGAATGCCAGATTGCCAGTGGCTGAACTTGTCTGAAACCAATGCCAGGAGATTGTTGGTTGAGCAATCCTATTTCCAGGAGGCCTTAATTGTTGCTGAAGCTTATGGTCTTAACCAGCCAAGTGAGTGGGCACTGGTACTTTGGAATCAGATGTTAAAACCAGAACTAATTGAAGAGTTTGTTGCTGAATTTGTGGCTGTGCTTCCACTTCAGCCTTCAATGCTTGTTGAATTGGCTAGATTCTACAGAGCTGAGGTAGCAGCCAGAGGTGACCAATCCCAATTCTCAGTTTGGCTGACTGGAGGTGGCTTACCTGCAGAATGGGCTAAATATCTGGGGAGATCGTTCAGATGCTTGTTAAAGAGGACACGGGATTTGAGGTTAAGGGTGCAGTTGGCCACCATTGCAACTGGTTTCAATGACATCATTGATACATGTATGAATGCATTGGATAAGGTTCCTGACAATGCTGCACCACTAGTCCTCAGGAAAGGGCATGGCGGTGCCTACCTCCCCTTGATGTGA